Proteins encoded within one genomic window of Methanobacteriales archaeon HGW-Methanobacteriales-1:
- a CDS encoding phosphopantetheine adenylyltransferase codes for MDKKYKKVAVGGTFDKFHKGHRRLLEEAFRIGDEVIIGVTSDYFGGKKGDIDPCDTRMSNLRDFLSQYPQKFSVVRLDDSYGPTIHEIEFDAIVVSKETEPGAHEINKIRKKNKIPNLDIIVIDMVSADDGVPISSTRIRKGEIDRMGHILNKIRNAFR; via the coding sequence ATGGACAAAAAATACAAAAAAGTTGCTGTGGGAGGCACTTTTGATAAATTTCACAAAGGACATCGGCGACTTCTAGAAGAAGCATTTAGAATAGGGGATGAAGTCATTATTGGTGTGACTTCAGACTATTTTGGAGGTAAAAAGGGAGATATAGATCCTTGCGACACAAGAATGTCTAATTTAAGAGATTTTTTATCTCAATATCCTCAGAAATTTAGTGTGGTCCGCTTAGATGATTCATATGGACCTACAATTCATGAGATCGAGTTTGATGCTATTGTAGTTAGTAAAGAAACAGAACCCGGGGCCCATGAAATAAATAAAATACGAAAAAAGAATAAAATTCCTAATTTAGATATTATTGTTATTGACATGGTTTCTGCCGATGATGGAGTACCTATTTCATCTACCCGAATTAGAAAAGGGGAAATAGATAGAATGGGCCATATTTTGAATAAAATTAGGAATGCTTTTCGATGA
- a CDS encoding peptide transporter produces MINRETLIPIILILMIFSTGFFIRLGSADLHQYNQTEKQQMLDQNGLPYMYELDSYYNLRLTQNFLKNGHFGDQIKNNQSWDSLSYSPPGRPAEYPPLIIWLAAAFFFLVNLFIKMPLLDTSFWLPAFIGPLAGIVGYLFVRKYAGEFAGFVTGILIVTAPVYFMRTVAGFFDTDMFNILLPLLTVFFFSEAIETPNKQKMLLFTLFSAISILLFSLAWLGWSYIFYIMLFTGLIYILLCKIQKNPIKKFLGVFSLFILLSIIAVALTSGINGIITLIQGPLNFLPFLPGTESTGAWPNIYVSVGELHKPVWDEFVSGVGPVNLGLGIFGIFIIASIMLRSKMRPIYLPNLSWFVFILIFVWITLASLAYSTSARFAMLLIPSLAIFSGILIGIAIEYLKKSPLHLKNNRITVIASILLVAIICIPPIVNIDQTFSVLFPGANDDMANAAHWFKSNTSNETVIITDWSYGHFFTEYADRPVLFDGGSQNTPRAYWVSKAFSTDNETLSAGIMRMLSSSGDDSYLTLENYTKNTSLAVKIMNNILGVSKDQAREIVINQYGINSNLTEKILNGTHPTNSSPFVVFTNDGMVYGGYWTFVFGDWDFDKVKGANYTYSGGFTNSTGNIKKFDNGAVLDVKTNKSSWNGKLPHSTIIVEKNKTTTFFNDKNSDFCMIFLMEKKMVLIIDEKYRNSIFTKLVVLKQPTKLFKPLYENNSSVIWAGK; encoded by the coding sequence ATGATAAATAGAGAGACTTTAATTCCCATAATATTGATTTTAATGATCTTTTCCACAGGTTTCTTTATCAGATTAGGCTCAGCAGACTTACACCAGTATAATCAAACTGAAAAACAGCAGATGCTAGATCAAAATGGCCTGCCTTATATGTATGAGCTTGATTCATACTATAACTTGCGATTAACTCAGAATTTCCTTAAAAATGGCCATTTTGGAGATCAAATAAAAAATAATCAGAGTTGGGATTCTCTTTCTTATTCTCCTCCTGGGAGGCCCGCAGAATATCCTCCATTAATTATATGGTTAGCCGCGGCATTCTTTTTTCTGGTAAATTTATTCATTAAAATGCCATTATTAGATACTTCTTTTTGGCTTCCTGCATTTATTGGGCCTTTGGCAGGTATTGTGGGGTATTTATTCGTCAGAAAGTATGCTGGTGAATTTGCAGGTTTTGTGACTGGAATCTTAATAGTAACTGCTCCCGTTTATTTTATGAGGACCGTGGCTGGATTTTTTGACACTGATATGTTCAATATTTTGCTCCCGCTTTTAACAGTCTTTTTCTTTTCAGAAGCCATAGAAACTCCTAATAAACAAAAAATGTTATTATTTACTTTATTTTCGGCCATTTCAATACTTTTATTTTCTTTGGCATGGCTAGGATGGTCATATATATTTTATATAATGCTTTTCACGGGTTTAATTTATATTTTACTTTGTAAAATCCAAAAAAACCCAATTAAAAAGTTTTTAGGAGTTTTTTCTTTATTTATTTTGCTATCTATTATTGCAGTGGCTTTGACTTCTGGAATAAATGGAATTATCACCCTGATACAAGGCCCTTTAAATTTTTTACCATTTCTTCCAGGAACGGAATCAACAGGAGCTTGGCCTAATATATATGTATCTGTAGGTGAACTCCATAAACCAGTATGGGATGAATTTGTATCTGGTGTAGGGCCTGTTAATTTAGGTTTAGGAATATTTGGAATTTTTATTATAGCTAGTATCATGCTTCGCAGCAAAATGAGGCCTATTTACTTGCCTAATTTAAGCTGGTTTGTTTTCATTTTAATTTTTGTTTGGATTACTTTAGCTTCATTAGCTTATTCTACCAGTGCAAGATTTGCTATGCTGCTTATACCTTCATTAGCAATTTTTTCAGGAATTTTAATTGGAATTGCTATAGAATATTTAAAAAAGTCACCTTTACATCTTAAAAATAACAGAATCACAGTTATTGCTTCAATTCTACTAGTTGCAATAATTTGCATACCTCCAATAGTTAATATTGATCAAACATTCTCTGTGCTTTTTCCTGGGGCTAATGATGATATGGCAAATGCTGCTCATTGGTTTAAATCAAATACTTCTAATGAAACAGTTATCATCACTGATTGGAGTTATGGCCATTTTTTTACTGAATATGCAGATAGGCCGGTTCTTTTTGATGGAGGATCTCAGAATACTCCTCGTGCATATTGGGTTTCAAAAGCTTTTTCTACAGATAATGAAACGTTATCTGCAGGCATAATGCGTATGCTATCCTCTAGTGGAGATGATTCTTATTTAACTCTAGAAAACTACACTAAAAATACTTCTTTAGCTGTAAAAATCATGAATAATATTCTAGGAGTTTCTAAAGATCAGGCTAGGGAGATAGTGATTAATCAATACGGAATCAACTCTAATTTAACTGAAAAAATATTAAATGGAACGCATCCGACTAATTCCAGCCCATTTGTTGTATTTACTAATGATGGAATGGTTTATGGTGGTTATTGGACCTTTGTATTTGGTGACTGGGACTTTGATAAAGTTAAAGGGGCAAATTACACTTATTCTGGCGGATTTACAAATAGCACGGGTAATATCAAAAAATTTGATAATGGTGCTGTGTTAGATGTAAAAACTAATAAATCCTCTTGGAATGGAAAATTACCTCATAGCACAATTATTGTGGAAAAGAATAAGACTACTACTTTTTTCAATGATAAAAACAGTGATTTTTGCATGATATTTTTAATGGAAAAAAAGATGGTATTGATAATAGATGAGAAATACAGAAACTCCATCTTCACTAAGTTAGTTGTTCTAAAACAGCCTACTAAACTTTTCAAACCATTATATGAAAATAATTCGAGTGTAATTTGGGCAGGGAAATGA